A DNA window from Sphingopyxis macrogoltabida contains the following coding sequences:
- a CDS encoding NfeD family protein — MPDFIADMDPHWVWLSVGVLLVAAEIVAPGFFLIWIGAAAIVTGVLAWVLPLSIPVQLGIFAVLAIVALYGGRRWLKANPITTTDPHLNQRGGRLVGEVLTVTRAIEDGRGRAKVGDGEWPVRGPDVAEGAKVRVVSADGGVLVVEAV, encoded by the coding sequence ATGCCCGACTTCATCGCCGATATGGACCCGCATTGGGTTTGGCTCTCGGTCGGCGTACTGCTGGTCGCCGCCGAAATCGTCGCGCCTGGCTTCTTCCTGATCTGGATCGGTGCCGCCGCGATCGTCACCGGGGTTCTCGCTTGGGTGCTCCCGCTCAGCATACCGGTTCAGCTCGGTATCTTCGCCGTACTGGCGATCGTCGCGCTTTATGGCGGTCGCCGCTGGCTGAAGGCGAACCCGATCACCACCACCGATCCGCACCTCAACCAGCGCGGCGGGCGGCTGGTCGGCGAAGTGCTGACGGTGACGCGGGCGATCGAGGATGGTCGTGGTCGCGCGAAGGTCGGCGACGGCGAATGGCCGGTGCGCGGGCCCGACGTCGCCGAAGGCGCCAAGGTCCGTGTCGTCAGCGCCGATGGCGGCGTGCTGGTCGTCGAAGCCGTCTGA
- a CDS encoding GNAT family N-acetyltransferase has translation MITVPPVIETERLRLRPGRLADKDVHIAMWADARVTRFIGGEPRAPDISWGKFLSSAGLWPVMGFGYWVFADKESDALVGMGGLSYFCRGIPELEGVPEAGWAFDADHWGAGYATEAMTAALGWADANLDAREIRCIIDPGNAASERVSAKLGFKRIGESDALGHIVAIYARRRGG, from the coding sequence ATGATCACCGTCCCGCCCGTCATCGAAACCGAACGGCTGCGCCTGCGTCCGGGCCGGTTGGCCGACAAGGATGTCCACATCGCGATGTGGGCCGATGCGCGCGTCACCCGCTTCATCGGCGGCGAACCGCGTGCGCCCGACATCAGCTGGGGCAAGTTTCTGAGCTCCGCCGGTCTCTGGCCGGTCATGGGTTTCGGCTATTGGGTGTTCGCCGACAAGGAAAGCGACGCGCTGGTCGGGATGGGCGGGCTCAGCTATTTCTGCCGCGGCATTCCCGAACTCGAAGGTGTGCCCGAAGCCGGCTGGGCGTTCGACGCCGATCATTGGGGCGCCGGCTATGCCACCGAGGCGATGACCGCGGCGCTGGGCTGGGCCGACGCGAACCTCGACGCGCGCGAGATACGCTGCATCATCGATCCAGGCAACGCGGCGTCGGAACGCGTATCGGCAAAGCTGGGGTTCAAGCGCATCGGCGAGAGCGATGCGCTCGGTCATATCGTCGCCATCTATGCGCGGCGACGCGGCGGGTAG
- a CDS encoding SPFH domain-containing protein, which yields MEFALALVVLALVFLVWALTPVRQGYAYTIERFGRYTHTAQPGLNFIMPIFDRVGRKVNMMEQVLDIPGQEIITKDNAMVAVDGVVFFQVLDAARAAYEVSDLYLAIMNLTTTNLRTVMGSMDLDETLSKRDEINTRLLHVVDDATTPWGVKITRVEIKDIRPPADISNAMARQMKAEREKRANILEAEGMRASEILRAEGEKQGQILQAEGRREAAFRDAEAREREAEAEAKATQMVSDAIAGGNAQAINYFIAQKYVEAVSQFATSPNAKTILFPVEATQLIGTLGGIGELAKDALERKGA from the coding sequence ATGGAATTCGCACTCGCACTGGTGGTTCTGGCGCTGGTGTTTCTCGTTTGGGCGCTGACGCCGGTGCGGCAAGGCTACGCCTATACGATCGAACGTTTCGGCCGCTACACCCACACCGCGCAGCCCGGGCTCAACTTCATCATGCCGATCTTCGACCGCGTCGGGCGCAAGGTGAACATGATGGAACAGGTGCTCGACATTCCGGGGCAGGAGATCATCACCAAGGACAACGCGATGGTCGCGGTCGACGGCGTCGTCTTCTTCCAGGTACTCGACGCCGCGCGCGCCGCCTATGAGGTCAGCGATCTCTATCTCGCGATCATGAACCTGACGACGACCAACCTGCGCACCGTGATGGGTTCGATGGACCTCGACGAAACGCTGTCGAAGCGCGACGAGATCAACACCCGCCTGCTCCACGTCGTCGACGATGCGACCACCCCGTGGGGGGTCAAGATCACCCGCGTCGAGATCAAGGACATTCGCCCGCCCGCCGACATTTCGAACGCCATGGCGCGCCAGATGAAGGCCGAGCGCGAGAAGCGCGCCAACATCCTTGAGGCCGAAGGCATGCGCGCCTCCGAAATCCTGCGCGCCGAGGGCGAGAAGCAGGGCCAGATCCTGCAGGCCGAGGGTCGCCGCGAGGCCGCCTTCCGCGACGCCGAGGCGCGCGAGCGCGAGGCCGAAGCCGAAGCGAAAGCGACGCAGATGGTGTCGGACGCGATCGCCGGGGGCAATGCGCAGGCAATCAACTACTTCATCGCGCAGAAATATGTCGAGGCGGTAAGCCAGTTCGCGACCAGCCCCAATGCGAAGACGATCCTGTTCCCCGTCGAGGCAACGCAGCTGATCGGTACCTTGGGCGGCATTGGCGAACTCGCAAAGGACGCGCTCGAACGCAAGGGAGCCTGA
- a CDS encoding HpcH/HpaI aldolase/citrate lyase family protein produces MTPIEYAPRSLLYVPGSNARALEKAQGLAADVLIIDLEDAVPADRKGAAREAMRAAVLASFPGKRVAVRVNGTGSAGQAADIAALAGLELDAVVLPKVDAVADLDPLRGLGLPIFAMIETPVAIYAARDIAADRDVRGLIAGLNDLAHELRLPDGMDRGAMSHAIQAIVLAARAGGCWCFDGVYNAIDDAAGFVAEADEGRRLGFDGKTLIHPSQVDPCNRAFAPSPREIAAAEALVAAATGGAQRHDGRMIEDMHVAAARALLERAGR; encoded by the coding sequence ATGACCCCAATCGAATATGCCCCCCGCTCGCTCCTCTATGTTCCCGGCTCGAACGCCCGCGCGCTCGAAAAGGCGCAGGGGCTGGCGGCCGACGTACTCATCATCGACCTTGAGGATGCGGTGCCCGCCGACCGCAAGGGTGCGGCGCGCGAGGCGATGCGCGCGGCGGTTCTGGCAAGCTTTCCGGGCAAGCGCGTCGCGGTGCGGGTCAACGGCACCGGCAGCGCCGGGCAGGCGGCCGATATCGCCGCGCTGGCGGGGCTGGAACTCGACGCGGTCGTGCTGCCGAAGGTCGACGCGGTCGCCGATCTCGATCCCTTGCGCGGGCTCGGTTTGCCGATCTTTGCCATGATCGAGACCCCGGTCGCCATCTATGCCGCACGTGATATTGCCGCCGACCGCGACGTGCGCGGATTGATCGCGGGGCTCAACGACCTTGCACATGAACTCAGGCTGCCCGACGGCATGGACCGGGGTGCGATGAGCCATGCGATCCAGGCGATCGTCCTCGCTGCGCGCGCGGGCGGCTGCTGGTGTTTCGACGGCGTCTACAATGCGATCGACGATGCCGCGGGCTTCGTCGCCGAAGCGGACGAAGGACGCCGCCTCGGGTTCGACGGCAAGACGCTGATCCACCCGTCGCAGGTCGATCCGTGCAACAGGGCCTTCGCGCCATCGCCGCGCGAGATCGCGGCCGCCGAAGCGCTGGTAGCGGCGGCCACCGGCGGGGCGCAGCGGCACGACGGGCGGATGATCGAGGATATGCACGTCGCCGCAGCGCGCGCGTTGCTCGAACGCGCCGGGCGCTGA
- a CDS encoding OmpA family protein — MRRTIVALGAATLVAACSGNAPKEPVGDDDAPAAATAPTAPAGDAAATPPAPGLSAKVSPLTGKVSGLSTRVTEMGTIIDLPSDALFEYDKAALTPAAEAELRKAAELIRSSPPGAIRIIGHTDSKGDDSYNQTLSEARARTVADWFGQQVGVRQREFQVSGKGETAPIAPNERATGGDDPAGRAKNRRVEVVVPTAAG; from the coding sequence ATGAGGCGGACGATCGTGGCGCTGGGTGCCGCGACGCTGGTCGCCGCCTGCTCGGGCAATGCGCCGAAAGAACCGGTCGGCGACGATGATGCGCCGGCAGCAGCGACCGCCCCGACCGCGCCCGCCGGTGACGCCGCCGCAACACCGCCGGCGCCGGGACTCAGCGCCAAGGTCAGCCCGCTCACGGGCAAGGTGAGCGGTCTCAGCACGCGGGTGACCGAGATGGGAACGATCATCGACCTGCCGTCGGATGCGCTGTTCGAATATGACAAGGCGGCGTTGACGCCCGCCGCCGAGGCGGAGTTGCGCAAGGCGGCCGAACTGATCCGCAGCAGCCCGCCCGGTGCGATCCGGATTATCGGCCATACCGACAGCAAGGGGGACGACAGCTATAACCAGACGTTGTCCGAGGCGCGGGCGCGGACGGTTGCCGACTGGTTCGGCCAGCAGGTCGGCGTGCGCCAGCGCGAATTTCAGGTGTCGGGCAAGGGCGAGACCGCACCCATCGCACCGAACGAGCGCGCGACCGGCGGCGATGATCCGGCCGGCCGGGCGAAGAATCGGCGGGTCGAAGTGGTGGTGCCGACGGCAGCCGGCTGA
- a CDS encoding M28 family peptidase, whose product MQKKTFRAGLTALALVASASPVAVLAADAPVTEAQLAEHIKVLASDAFEGRAPGTEGEDRTIAYIVGEWAKAGLEAVPGSATPWLQPVPLIESQSTGSSAKFKVRGRDFALADDGIILTGREPSVSLAGVSAVFVGYGVDGAGKVNADVTGKLAIMLFDNAPFGDKLPRYRERRQMLADAGAAGVLVIATDALPWEQLREAVGEKSTRLANAKAGPQISGFLSAEAADALLAGAGQDGAALREAAKSKDYLGLALPVTADLAATSTIRAYDSHNVIAKLPGAKPDGKAVLFLGHWDHLGICRPDDATDRICNGAVDNASGIAVLIETAKRLATGPRADRDIYFLATTAEEKGLLGAHYFADHPALPLADITVALNVDTIAISPRGTPVATIGRGQPAYDAVVRDVATKLGRKLDDDGEADAFIQRQDGWALGAKGVTSLMVGGSFSDMPLLEVFLGSDYHQASDNFSDQIPLGGAAEDADLHVALGRAFADTKRWPGK is encoded by the coding sequence ATGCAAAAAAAGACGTTTCGCGCCGGATTGACGGCTCTCGCTCTCGTTGCTTCTGCCAGCCCGGTTGCGGTTTTGGCCGCCGATGCGCCCGTCACCGAGGCCCAGCTTGCAGAACATATCAAGGTGCTGGCGAGCGATGCGTTCGAAGGGCGCGCGCCGGGAACCGAGGGCGAGGATCGCACCATCGCCTATATCGTCGGCGAATGGGCCAAGGCGGGGCTCGAAGCCGTGCCGGGGAGCGCCACACCCTGGTTGCAGCCGGTGCCGCTGATCGAAAGCCAGTCGACGGGCAGCTCTGCCAAATTCAAGGTCCGTGGTCGCGATTTCGCGCTGGCCGACGACGGGATCATCCTGACCGGCCGCGAGCCTTCGGTGTCGCTGGCGGGCGTGTCGGCGGTGTTCGTCGGCTATGGCGTCGACGGCGCTGGCAAGGTCAATGCCGACGTAACGGGCAAGCTCGCGATCATGCTGTTCGACAATGCGCCGTTCGGCGACAAGCTGCCGCGCTATCGCGAACGGCGGCAGATGCTGGCCGATGCCGGCGCGGCCGGCGTGCTGGTGATCGCGACCGATGCGCTGCCGTGGGAACAGCTCCGCGAGGCGGTGGGAGAGAAGTCGACGCGTCTCGCCAACGCCAAGGCCGGGCCGCAGATCAGCGGTTTTCTGTCGGCGGAAGCGGCCGATGCGCTGCTCGCCGGGGCGGGACAGGATGGCGCAGCGTTGCGCGAAGCCGCGAAGTCGAAGGATTATCTCGGGCTGGCGCTGCCGGTCACCGCCGACCTTGCGGCGACTTCGACCATCCGCGCCTATGACAGCCACAATGTCATCGCGAAGCTGCCGGGCGCGAAACCCGACGGTAAGGCGGTGCTGTTCCTCGGGCATTGGGACCATCTGGGCATCTGCCGCCCCGACGACGCCACCGACCGCATCTGCAACGGCGCGGTCGATAATGCGAGCGGCATCGCGGTGCTGATCGAGACGGCGAAGCGCCTCGCCACCGGACCGCGTGCCGATCGCGACATCTATTTCCTCGCGACGACCGCGGAAGAGAAGGGACTGCTCGGCGCCCATTATTTCGCCGATCATCCGGCCCTGCCGCTTGCCGACATCACCGTCGCGCTCAACGTCGACACCATCGCCATCTCGCCGCGCGGCACGCCGGTGGCGACGATCGGACGCGGCCAGCCGGCCTATGACGCGGTGGTACGCGACGTGGCGACGAAGCTGGGACGCAAGCTCGACGACGACGGCGAGGCCGACGCCTTCATTCAGCGGCAGGACGGCTGGGCGCTCGGCGCCAAGGGCGTCACCTCGCTGATGGTCGGCGGCAGCTTTTCGGACATGCCGCTGCTCGAGGTTTTCCTCGGCAGCGACTATCATCAGGCGAGCGACAATTTCTCCGACCAGATCCCGCTCGGCGGGGCGGCGGAGGACGCCGACCTGCATGTCGCGCTGGGGCGGGCGTTTGCCGATACCAAGCGGTGGCCGGGGAAGTAG